The Microbacterium luteum nucleotide sequence CACGAGGACTGCCACGTCGCACTCGCCGTGGGCGGTGTCGCCGTCGACCGAGACGGTGTGGTTCGTCGTCCAGTGGACGTATTGAGGGAAGGTGCGCCACTGCGCTTGCACAACGCGCGCGATCGCTTCGCGCCCTTCGAACCTTGCATCGTCGTCGATGTGCCAAACGCCGGTTGGTGCCCAGACGGCGAGGAATCGGTCGAGGTCTCGCTTGTCGGCGCCGTGGCAGTACTCGGCAGCGAGCCGGTGAATCGCGAGCTCACTCTCAACACGGTCCAGGCGACGTTCCACCTCGTTCACACGCACACTGTCTCACAAGCGCCGGCACCCCCGCGCCGCGCATGACGGTCCATTTTTCAGCGCCACGATCCTGCCGCCTCTATCGTGGTGGAGTGCGTGGGATCGAGGTCGATGAACGGGACGCATTGTGGGAATCAAATGATCCGCGTTATCGGATCTACGTCTTCGCGGGTGCTGGTTCGGCGGTGACCACGGTTGATCTCGTCGATGCGACTTTCAAGGATGCGGAGTGGTCTGCGACCACTCTTGCGGGCGATGACAACCTGTGGTCGATCGCACTGGTCGTCGACGATTCCGATCGCGGTCGCGGCCTGATTTGGCTGGTCGGGGGCGACTATAACTCGCCCCCGCGGTCGCCTCGCGAGTGGCAGATGCGGGCGCAGATGCAAGACCGCCTGCTCGCGCACCGAAGCCGCAAGAGACTGCCGCTTACGCTCCCGGACGGGCGGCGCGTCATCCGCCTCTTTCCGGATTGGGGACGGGAGTGGCCGTTCTGGGAATCCTTCAGCGAGGGGTACACACTCGACGCTGAGGACCTGCCGCTGAGCGATGAGCTAGCCGGCGAAATCTATGCCTGGAATGCCGCTTGGCAGGACAGAGCGGAAACCGATCCCCTACCAGATGGGTGGATCGAACACGGCCGACACCTCCACGCGAGGATGCAGACAGAGCTCGACACGATCGCCGAGGTGCGACCGGGCTTCGAATTACGCTGAAGCCACCGCTCCGGCAGGGAGCGGAAACCGGTCGTCTTCCGGGTGACGGCGCGACTCGAATCCCGTTTCGCGCATCAGGCCACCACGTCGGTCAAGGATGCCGCCCGGCTGGCAGCCACGCGCTCGTTCGAGGGGACAAGCCGTCAAGTCGCAACGCCCGTGTTGGTGGTGGAGATGTCGACCGCGTGGACCGTAGTCTGTCCGAAGCCTAAGAATGGAGGTGTACTCACGATGAGAGGTTCGGCTGGCAAGCTCTGCGCTGTCGCATTTGCACTCCTTGCGCTTAGCGGATGCGCGTTAGAAGGCGAGGGCAGCTCAGCGGGCGGCGGCGCCATTGAGGTCGCCGTAGTGCAGACCTGTGAAGCCGGCTCCTCATCAGACTGCGTCGTGATCGAAGGCGAACATGTTCTTGTGACTGACGAGTCTTTTGAGACGGTTGACGTGGAAGACGTTGCTGCGGCCGACGGCGAGGCGGGTAGCTCTGTCACTCTCGGTCTTGGAGAACGCGGTGTCGCTGTGCTTGGGGCGGCCACGACCGATGCAGTCGAAGCCGGCAAAGACGCGCGCCTCGTCATTAGGGTCGGCGACGACATGGTGTCCGCCGTAACAGTCATGGAGCCGATACACGATGACCAGCTCACGATCACCCTCTCGGATGGCCTCGACCCGGAGCAGTTTGTCGACCAGATCCGAGGATCGTGATCGAGGTGCAACGAGGCGCGCGGCCTAGTCGAGGAGACCGAGGACTGCGATCTGCGAGCCATCGAGATCGACCGGTATGACCGCACCCCTCCCGCAGCTCCGTTCTTCGTCGGAGTCGAACGATGGCGGGGTGACCTGCCGTCCGTGCACCGCTGTTGCGACGCTGGTTTACAGCCGAGGACCAGCTGAACGGGGGAGCGAGTGTCGTCCCGGTCGGTTCGGAGCGCCTGCTCGGAGCTGACGATCTCGCGGTCGTTGGGGAAACGATCGAAGGGTGCCTGGCTGGTGTGCGGGAGAAGGATGGCGCGGTCGATCTCTTGCCACCGCTCGAGCCGCTCACGGCCCGCATGATCTCGCCCCTGTTCCTGTCCGAGGTTGACCGCATCTCGCTCGTCCGCTGATAGGTTGCGGCGATGGGCCGTTTGTAGCCGGATGCAATTCGGGAGTGCGGGCGCCTCGCCGCTGGCGCCGGCATGAGACCTTGATGATTGGGAGAGCGGAAGTGCGTAGATTCTTCCTGTACCTGGCACTCCTACTCGTACCGGCCGCGCTGTCGGCATCCGGCCTGATGCTCCTTCTGATCGGGATCTCTCAGTCCGACGCGAACGACACGGAGCGCGTATGGTCTGCTATCTCTGGCGTAGTACTGATTGCGGCCGCAGTTACTTGCGCGTTCGTCGTCGTCCGCGCCGAACGAAAGACTCACCGAGCCATGATGGATGGCACCGACGGGGCGCTCTACGAGATCGAAGCGAATTCTGCCGACCCGCACCACGATCGATAGTCCCCCCACGTGAGACCGGAGGCGTTCACGTGGCGACACTTCATCGCGTTCGTGAAGATGCGTGCGTGGGCGGTTATCCCCGTAGTCGCGATCATTTGGGGCGTAGCTCCTCTCCAGGTCGACGGAAAATGGGCCCTCACACTCATCACCCTGCTCCTACTCGGCGTGGTCCACGCCATCGAGTACATCGTGCTCGGGCGTCGCGAGGCCAGAGCCTCCTCTTCACGTGCAACTGATCGCGAATCACGCGATGAAGGCAGCCACAGGCGCCAGCCCCGAAACCGACAAACATCGCCTTGAGCTTTCTCCCGGCTTCTCCGATGTCCCGGTGAGTCAATACACGGTCGGCTTACGCGCGTGATGCGGTCATGTTCTCTCAAATCGCCTGGCCGGCAATCCACTCCTTCATGATCGACACAACTCGTCGCATGTGTCTTCGTCCGATTCGGCCAGCAACCGTATAACGCGGGAGACTTCGAAGCATTGGCGCTCGTTGCCGGCGCTCGGAAATCATCGCCGAACTTTTGCCAGTCGGCATCTTCCCTTCGGCGCACGAGGACATTGCCTAAGAAGGTCGCCGCCGAGTCCTGAAGGCCCGCAGCCTCCATGTCGTCTTTTCGTTCTCGAACGAGCGCCGCGAGTGAGTCGATGTCGCTCGCCAGAAGAGTTGGATCCGTCCCGCGCGATGTGCAGAACGTCACAAAGTCTTCGTACCCGGTCAGATGCCGAACCGCCGGTTGGGAGCCCACCTCGGTATACGCGTCAAATCCACGCGTAATCGGAGGTGCGGTCGACGAAGCCGGCCCAGGAAACAGCAGCTCGCTCGTCAGCCGAGCATACGACGGCGTTCACGATCTCCGCCGATCGATGCGCCGGCGGAAGGTCGACGCACGAAGGTCGGTCCATTACCGGGACTTTGGGACCAGCAACGGGGTCAAGTTCACCAGCGCTTACGCCACAGCCCGGCCCAGAGTGCGAAGACGAGCGCCACCACGCCGAGGATGATGGAAAGAAGCGCCCAACCCCATCGAGGCCAACTGATCCCACGGCCCGTAGACACCTCCCCCAGCTCCGCTGGCGTCTGCGTCACGAAGACAACTGCGGCATAGATCAAGAGCGCAATACCGAGCACCCCGAAGGCGATCACAGCCCATCTCGCTGGCTTACGGGACGGCTTAGGCATGCGCAGACGATATCGCTATTCAAGGAGCCGGTCGCTTAGCGTTCGACACTGGCCCGTTCGGAACTTGGCCGTGAGTAGATCGCGTCAACGATCCACGCGGCCGCTCGTCAGGGCTCCCGCCAGGTCCTTCGCGGTGTCGGCTTCCGCGAGAAGCCTTGGGGGTGTAGCTGACATGATCGAATTATTCGACAACAACGTCCGACTCGCGTAGTCCGGGTACCCGCACTTTCATCTGCCAGATCACGTCCCTGAGCAGGCTTCTCTCAACTGTGTTGATGGATTCCGGGCGATCAGGAGTGCCTCGACGCGGTCGGCAATGGCGGTCGTCTCCGCGAGCACCTGGCGGACACCGTCGGCATTGTCGGCATCGTCGCGATTTCTCACGGACAAAGCATCGCACTCCGTGCACATGCATGGGGGAGTTCCTCTGGAGTGTGCGACGCCCGCGCGCCGGTAGTCCTCCGTTCCTATCGCAGCGCTGATCCCCTGTTCCGTCGCGCTGAGCTGCGAACGCAGCAGATCGGATCCATCACCGCGCAGAAATCGGCGCCGATTCCGAAGGTCTGTGCCGGTGAGTGGATTCCGCGAATCGGATTGTCCAGCGTGCGGACAACTGTGGGTCTGCAAGCGGTCTTCAGTCGGTAATGACTGTCACGCTCTCACTGAGTTGAGCACGTTCTCCGTCGCCGATCTGGGATTCAGGGAACCGGAAGGTACCTAGTTCAATCCGGGTCCCGCTCTCCAACTCGACCCCGACTCCGAGACCATCACCGCAAAACACATTGTAAGAGGCCTCGGGCCGTGCCTCGACGAGGCAGAGTATGTCCCCGTCACCCCGCGCCATGTAGAGGTCCGCGCTCTCAACCTCGCCCACAAACCGGGTGGAGCCCGGCTCGACACCGGTCAACGACGACGCATTGGGAATGATGTCGCGTTCCGTCTGCTCGACCTTGAACTCTGGAAGAGGCGCGGCTGCGCAGGACGACAGCATGAGCGACACGGACAGCAGAACGAAAACCTTCCCGGGTAGTCGCATGTCCGCAACCTATCAGTTGCTTCGCCTGATCCTGTGCCGCGCGCAGATCTCGCCGGCGGGTTGGCCCGCGATCGCGGCATGTGCGGCCACCGTGGCACTCGCCTCGGCCGTGCTCATTCCTCCGCGGCAACCCGTTCAACGGTCGGTTCCTCCGCGCGGGCGCGTGCGCGACAGCCTTAGTGGAGGCGCATGCCCCAGAGGGGCTGCTGTCAGCTCCGTCGCTGCTGCGGGCCGCTCCCGCGTCGCCGCCGGCGTAGCCACACGATGCTGTAGACGAGGAGTGCGAGGAAGGCGGCGACCGAGAACACCACCCAGCTCGCGCGCTTGGATCCACATGCGAGCGGTGCGGGGCTGCTGCCGCGCTCGGTGCCGCCTCCGAAGCTCTCCAGGCCGCGCACTCCGCAAACGGTGTCGTGCGGTGGTTCGATGAACTCGCACGCGACGCCAGCGACGAATAGGCGGCCCACCAACGTGTGTTCAGAGGCGCGGCGACGCCCATGCTCGACGCGGCCCTACCGCCACGGAGGCCGCGTGAGGCCGCGACAAGTGGGGAGCGTGGAGGCCACCGCGTTCGGTGCGATCTATGTCGATCACCTGGCCACGAATCGAAGAATAGAGGCAGTGAGCAGTCCCGCGCCTCGCAGATCGAGTCTTTCCGGCTTGGGGTGGGTCACTGCTGCGTGTGAGTGAGCGGTGTGACGGCGGAGGCCCACACCCACGCTTTCAGTTCCTTGCCTCCGATGAGGAAGCGGATCGCGCACGCATCCGCCGTCCATCGGCATACCTCTGCGTCGACGAGCGCGGGCGTTCCGCCGAAGCGGACCCAGGCGCGAGCTGGTTTCGGTTGAGGGTCGATTGTCACAGGGGCGGAGTCAAGTTGCAGTTCCTCGGGGGAGAGGGACTGCAAGGGGCCGGCTTCGGCAGCGATGCGTTCCAGAATGCGGGCGTCCATCCGTCGGTCGACGCTCGCTGCATATCGCCTACTCGTCCCCACGGTGATACCTCTCGACCACGACCAGCATAATCGCGTTCGAATAAATGTTCTATGCGGTGGCGAGCGTTCTGGCGTGGGGCGCTTGTTCGTGAAGGGAGTTGCCTGTGAGTAACTCACTCGCCGCGCTGGTCGTTTCGCTTACTGTGGCGCGCATGATCCATGACGACGGGTACAGCGTTGCGGCGACCCCGCAGTGCCCTCCTGTGCGACGTTGCTGCGCCCTGGGTCGGTCGGGTACTGGTGCGCGACGTGCGAGATCGTCGTGATCGGCGTCTGAGGAGCACGCTGCGGCCAGGCTTGGCGGGGGACCGGTCAGCGCCAGGTTAGGTGGTGCAGGCGCATTGCTCGTTGGAGGTCTGTGTCGGTGGGGTTGACGAGCTGGGCGTGGGTGTGGAGCAGGTTTCGGCCGTGGGGGTTGTCGCCGGGTCGCTCGTAGATGGCCCACAGTGCGAGGTCGTCGCCGTGGCGGGAGCCGAAGTAGACACCGTCGTATGCCGGCTCGCCATCGGTGTTCGTTGTTTCGTATAGGTCGACGGTCAGTCGGTGTGTGAGGTCGCGGGGGTAGGCGCGTTTGAGTGCGGCGGCATCGAAGTCGTCGAATCCGAGTTTGAGGGCGTGGTCGAGGTATGTCGGTCGCAGGGCGGCGACGGTGCTCGAGTCCCGCACGTTGACGTAGGAGCCCTGTAAGTGCGCGGTGGCGGTCATGCGTCCGTGCATCCACTCACGCGGGATCGAGCCCGCAGTCGGCACGGGGAAGTGAGCCGCATCTTCAGGGTCTTCGTCGATCCCTGCGAGGAGATCACTGCCGTCGGCGTGCCGGTCGGGGCGCGCGTAGGCGAGCGTTTCCACGAACGCGCCAAAGAGCGTCTCAGCCGCGTAGGTGGTTCGAAATGCGACGTTGGGGTCGTCCCAGCGGGCTTTGCCGGCGTATGGAGGGTCGATCCATGCCCAGGGGTCGGGTGCGCGGCCGACGCGATACACGGTCGCGCCGGCCGGGTCGATCACCGTGAGGTCGGGTGAGGCCATCAGGCGCCGACGAACCCTTTCGCGGCGGCGAGGACTTTGCTCATCGCGTCCTCGCTGTTGTCCTCGTGGAGCACGCGGGCGGGGGAGCGGTCGCCGAGCTGGGGGTTCATTCCCTGGAACCAGGTCGCTGCGACACCGTCGCCTTCGCTCAGATCGATGAGATGTGCGACCTGATGTGCCAGGCGCAACCTGCGCGCTGTATTGGTCGCCGGGGTGCGTTCCCCGTCAGCCCACGCGCGGACCGCGCGAGTCTCTGTCACGTTCGCGATGTATGCCACGAGTTTTGCTCCCAACCTGACCCGCAGGTCAGCAACGATCTGCGGTGTCGACTGGCGGATCGAGTCGTTGTAGGCCGTCAGCTTGTTGGCCTCAATGGTGGCGGACATGGCTCCACGATACCAGCGACACCAATAGAAAAAGCAGTCAAAATAACATCCCAGATCACACGGATGAGTACGTAACCTGCTGCTTGTTGTGCGCGCCTGCTGAGGTGAGATCGACACCCCGGCCACCAGGCCGGGGTGCCACGTCGGCGACGGAGACCGGCGGGCCGGCACGGAGGCCGTCCTTTGGTCGGGCGCTGACGCGCCCGCCAGTGATGTTCTCGCCCTGTGCGGGTCGTTGCTCTGCCGTGGAGCCTTCGCATCGTACGGTCGCCCGTGCTGCGCACAAGCCGCTCCGCGAACGCGGTCGCTTCGATCCCTTATTTCGCCCGCGCATTCTCGCCTGCGCGCCCTGACGGGTTGCGCTACGCCCGTTCTCCCTGCTCGGCACATTCGTGCCTCCACGGCAGAACAACGGGGGAGGGGAAAGGAACCGAGACCATGAGCATGATCGTCAAGGCCACCAGTGCAGGCGCGTTTCTGAGCATGATTCCGGGAGTGCTGGGGTACGCGCCCGTGCGGTCGCTGGTGCTGGTGCCGTTCGTTCAGGGCCGCACCGTTGGAGCGATGCGCGCGGACATGCCGCCGGTCGATGCCCTACGCCGTACTCAGCCGCGCACGGGATGAGGCCCCCACAATCAGCACGACCTGTCGTGGAAGTTCCGCTTGCCTCGTCCGCTCGACAGCGGTTGCGCTCCTCTGCCGGTTGCGCGGTTCGTGGGCAGACTGGTGCGTCGGTGTGATGGCCGAGCCCCCGTTTCAGGCCCACGCCTGGGCCGAAGCCGAAGGACGAATCGTCGACGAAGCAGGTGAACGCGACGAGCTCAGGGAACTCTTCCGTGTCGAGATTCCGACCAGACCCCGTCCGACGAGAGCTGAAGGGAGGTGAGAGAAGATGCAAACAACGTATGTCGCTCCGACTGTGACGCCGATGGGTAGCTTCCAGCAGGAGACCGGTGTGTTCCTGGCCTGGAGTCTCGAGGTGATCCCACCGATCGGTGACTGGACGCCTTGAGTCCCGATCACCACCACGC carries:
- a CDS encoding nuclear transport factor 2 family protein, with the protein product MNEVERRLDRVESELAIHRLAAEYCHGADKRDLDRFLAVWAPTGVWHIDDDARFEGREAIARVVQAQWRTFPQYVHWTTNHTVSVDGDTAHGECDVAVLVHLHSGRWVRTGGTYRDQYRRIDGRWLITHRDASTRFDVDPTPNEDEIRLRFEDG
- a CDS encoding RES domain-containing protein; its protein translation is MASPDLTVIDPAGATVYRVGRAPDPWAWIDPPYAGKARWDDPNVAFRTTYAAETLFGAFVETLAYARPDRHADGSDLLAGIDEDPEDAAHFPVPTAGSIPREWMHGRMTATAHLQGSYVNVRDSSTVAALRPTYLDHALKLGFDDFDAAALKRAYPRDLTHRLTVDLYETTNTDGEPAYDGVYFGSRHGDDLALWAIYERPGDNPHGRNLLHTHAQLVNPTDTDLQRAMRLHHLTWR
- a CDS encoding DUF4192 family protein encodes the protein MSMIVKATSAGAFLSMIPGVLGYAPVRSLVLVPFVQGRTVGAMRADMPPVDALRRTQPRTG
- a CDS encoding lasso peptide biosynthesis B2 protein, producing the protein MPYAVLSRARDEAPTISTTCRGSSACLVRSTAVALLCRLRGSWADWCVGVMAEPPFQAHAWAEAEGRIVDEAGERDELRELFRVEIPTRPRPTRAEGR
- a CDS encoding keywimysin-related RiPP; this translates as MQTTYVAPTVTPMGSFQQETGVFLAWSLEVIPPIGDWTP